Proteins encoded together in one Lysobacterales bacterium window:
- a CDS encoding virulence RhuM family protein, translating into MSEGPQSQSSIILYQTEDGRTRIQCRFDGDTLWLTQAQIAELFQTSIPNINLHLKAIFSEAELAEAATIKSYLMVRTEGARQVSRDVLHYSLPAILAVGFRVRSHRGTQFRQWATARLQEYLVKGFTMDDERLKNPPGKGHQDYFDELLERIRDIRSSERRFYQKVLDIYATSVDYDPAVETTQQFFAAVQNKMHWATHGYTAAELIHERADAGQPFMGMHTTRPGGRVRKEDSLVAKNYLTEAELQVLNRIVNLYIEYAELQALERRPMTMRDWITKLDEFLKIAGRQLLDHAGKISAEAAKAKAEREFDRYHALMDAQPRPVDADFEQAVKQLQQQPGPPKRKPKKRDQS; encoded by the coding sequence GTGAGCGAGGGGCCCCAATCTCAATCGAGCATCATCCTGTACCAGACCGAGGATGGCCGCACGCGCATCCAATGCCGATTCGATGGCGACACTCTCTGGCTGACGCAGGCGCAGATCGCGGAGTTGTTTCAAACCTCGATCCCCAACATCAACCTGCACCTGAAGGCGATATTTTCAGAAGCGGAGTTGGCGGAGGCGGCAACCATTAAGTCTTACTTAATGGTTCGAACCGAAGGGGCGAGACAGGTGTCCCGCGACGTTCTGCACTACAGCTTGCCCGCCATTCTTGCTGTCGGCTTCCGCGTCCGCAGCCATCGCGGTACGCAGTTCCGCCAGTGGGCGACGGCGCGCTTGCAGGAGTATCTCGTCAAGGGCTTCACGATGGACGACGAGCGGCTCAAGAATCCGCCCGGCAAAGGTCATCAGGATTACTTCGACGAGCTGCTCGAGCGCATTCGCGATATCCGCTCTTCGGAACGGCGTTTCTACCAGAAGGTGCTCGATATCTACGCGACCAGCGTGGACTATGACCCGGCCGTCGAAACAACGCAGCAATTCTTTGCCGCCGTGCAGAACAAGATGCACTGGGCCACGCACGGATACACGGCGGCCGAACTGATCCACGAGCGCGCCGATGCCGGGCAACCGTTCATGGGGATGCACACCACCCGCCCCGGCGGTCGCGTGCGCAAGGAAGACTCTCTCGTCGCCAAGAACTACCTGACCGAAGCGGAACTGCAGGTCCTCAACCGCATCGTCAATCTCTACATCGAATACGCGGAGTTGCAGGCGCTCGAGCGCCGGCCGATGACGATGCGCGACTGGATCACGAAGTTGGACGAGTTCCTGAAGATCGCGGGACGCCAACTGCTCGACCACGCCGGCAAGATCAGTGCGGAGGCCGCCAAGGCCAAAGCCGAACGCGAATTCGACCGCTATCACGCACTCATGGACGCCCAACCACGTCCGGTAGACGCGGACTTCGAGCAGGCCGTGAAGCAGTTGCAGCAGCAGCCCGGACCGCCGAAGCGCAAGCCGAAGAAGCGAGACCAGTCGTGA
- a CDS encoding restriction endonuclease subunit S: protein MKFAAYPRTKPSGVEWLGDVPEHWEVKRLGYVTQCLDGMRIPLNSEARSDRRGDYPYWGANSIVDHVDAWLFDEPLVLLGEDGAPFFERNKTVAFFVQGRIWVNNHAHVLRPTKSCDPRYLSYALNQTQFGAFIDGATRDKLTQADMNSIPVAYPPPDEQQMIAAFLDRETERFDRLMKRKRQLIARLKEQRTALISRTVTRGLPPASARAAGLPESPPLKPSGVEWIGDIPKHWDLVAYKRVCTRVDVGIAEAATHAYCDDGVPIIRSTNVKANKLNTSDVLRIEPWFAEKNRTKTLRAGDLVTVRTGYPGTTAAVPPEFDGCQCFTLVLSTPKRTAHGPFFSWVLNSNPGASYFEMEGWGTAQTNISVPIVRFMPVPRPPLPEQVAIAAYLDAETAKLDALVGKVEAAVERLQEYRTALITAAVTGKIDVRASVIIPTEPRVTSARP, encoded by the coding sequence GTGAAGTTCGCTGCCTACCCGCGCACCAAGCCCAGCGGCGTCGAATGGCTCGGCGATGTGCCGGAGCATTGGGAGGTGAAGCGGCTCGGATACGTTACTCAGTGCTTGGACGGAATGCGCATTCCTCTAAACAGCGAAGCCAGGAGTGACAGGCGCGGAGACTATCCGTACTGGGGTGCAAACAGCATCGTGGACCACGTTGACGCTTGGTTGTTTGACGAGCCTCTCGTCCTACTTGGGGAGGATGGAGCGCCTTTCTTCGAACGCAACAAGACTGTGGCCTTCTTCGTGCAGGGAAGAATTTGGGTGAACAACCACGCCCATGTTCTGCGACCGACAAAGTCATGTGACCCTCGCTACTTGTCCTACGCCCTCAACCAAACGCAGTTCGGTGCGTTCATCGACGGCGCAACGCGAGACAAGCTCACGCAAGCGGACATGAACAGCATCCCTGTGGCGTATCCGCCGCCAGACGAGCAACAAATGATCGCCGCGTTTCTTGATCGAGAGACCGAGCGGTTTGACCGCTTGATGAAGCGGAAGCGGCAATTGATTGCGCGGCTAAAGGAGCAGCGCACCGCGCTCATCTCCCGCACCGTCACCCGCGGACTGCCGCCCGCTTCTGCGCGTGCGGCTGGTCTCCCCGAAAGCCCGCCTCTGAAGCCCTCTGGTGTGGAGTGGATTGGCGATATTCCTAAACATTGGGATCTCGTGGCATACAAGCGCGTCTGCACTCGCGTCGATGTTGGAATCGCCGAGGCAGCCACTCATGCTTACTGTGACGATGGCGTGCCAATCATTCGCTCGACCAATGTGAAGGCCAACAAGCTGAACACCTCGGACGTGCTTCGCATTGAGCCTTGGTTTGCTGAAAAGAACCGAACAAAAACGCTGCGAGCGGGCGACCTCGTCACCGTCCGAACCGGGTACCCTGGAACGACGGCTGCCGTTCCGCCGGAGTTCGACGGATGCCAATGCTTCACACTCGTTCTTTCGACACCGAAGAGAACAGCGCACGGCCCATTTTTCTCCTGGGTTCTGAACTCGAATCCAGGCGCGAGCTACTTTGAAATGGAAGGTTGGGGCACAGCCCAGACGAACATCAGCGTTCCCATCGTGCGGTTCATGCCCGTTCCGCGCCCCCCACTCCCGGAGCAAGTCGCGATTGCGGCCTATCTGGACGCGGAGACCGCGAAGCTGGATGCGCTGGTGGGGAAGGTGGAAGCGGCGGTCGAGCGGTTGCAGGAATATCGAACTGCGCTCATCACCGCGGCCGTTACCGGCAAAATTGACGTGCGCGCTAGCGTTATCATCCCGACAGAACCTCGAGTAACCTCTGCCCGTCCATGA
- a CDS encoding SAM-dependent DNA methyltransferase yields MPAETHSQIASFIWSICNLLRGPYKRNEYRKVILPLTVLRRFDCILAPTKATVLKEHAAIKAKPENIIRHKLCAVTGHAFYNLSKLDFSRLLDDPNQLAPNLNSYINGFSPNVRAIMERFGFDAQIARMADKDLLYLVIKQFAAIDLSPVRVDNVQMGYVFEELIRIGAEQSNEEAGEHFTPREVIKLMVNLLLAPEKDLARSHVVKTIYDPACGTGGMLSVAEKYIRDLNADAQPKLFGQDWNDEAWAVCKSDMLIKGEDADNIMLGDTFTKDGFDRDQDGKKWTFDYMLANPPFGVEWKQQQKYVENEKNTLGFAGRFGAGTPRVNDGALLFLQHMLAKMRAPQDGGSRIAIVFNGSPLFTGDAGGGESEIRRWIIENDWLEAIVALPEQLFYNTGISTYLWVLTNRKEKHRKGKVQLIDARQFWVQMEKSLGNKRRRIGDPADKEKDPDHIGELTKIFGRFQGGETRTFSEEDPISHQPVPRQRVVSMVFDNEDFGYHKITVERPLRLNFQASAERIARLEDESGFKNLASSAKKDPAVRLQEIDAGKQRQEIVRALLREFAQATEEKLFKDRKAFLAALKRIDEQKGVRLSAPELKAVLAALGERDETAEICRDREGRPEPDTDLRDTETVPLKESIDAYFNREVLPHVPDAWIDTSKTKVGYEIPLNRHFYRYEPPRPLEVIEADIKRLEGEILDLLKEVTA; encoded by the coding sequence ATGCCCGCCGAAACCCATTCCCAAATTGCGTCCTTCATCTGGAGCATCTGCAATTTGCTCCGCGGGCCCTACAAGCGGAACGAGTACCGCAAGGTCATTCTTCCGCTCACCGTCTTGCGCCGTTTCGATTGCATTCTTGCGCCCACGAAAGCGACGGTGCTGAAAGAACATGCCGCCATCAAAGCCAAGCCGGAGAACATCATCCGGCACAAGCTTTGTGCAGTGACGGGTCACGCGTTCTACAACCTCTCGAAGCTGGACTTTTCGCGTCTGCTAGACGATCCGAATCAGCTCGCGCCGAACCTCAACAGCTACATCAATGGCTTCTCGCCGAATGTCCGCGCGATCATGGAGCGCTTCGGCTTCGATGCGCAGATCGCCAGGATGGCCGACAAGGACCTGCTTTACCTGGTCATCAAGCAGTTCGCTGCGATCGATCTGTCTCCTGTCCGTGTCGACAACGTTCAGATGGGCTACGTCTTCGAAGAACTCATCCGGATCGGCGCGGAGCAATCCAACGAGGAGGCTGGGGAGCACTTCACGCCGCGCGAAGTGATCAAGCTCATGGTCAATCTCCTTCTCGCGCCCGAGAAGGACCTGGCGCGCAGCCACGTCGTCAAGACCATCTACGATCCTGCCTGCGGCACCGGCGGCATGTTGTCGGTCGCCGAGAAGTACATCCGCGACCTCAATGCCGATGCACAGCCCAAGCTGTTCGGGCAGGACTGGAACGACGAAGCGTGGGCGGTGTGCAAGTCGGACATGCTCATCAAGGGCGAGGACGCCGACAACATCATGCTCGGCGACACCTTCACCAAGGACGGCTTCGACCGCGACCAGGACGGCAAGAAATGGACCTTCGACTACATGCTCGCCAACCCACCATTCGGCGTGGAGTGGAAGCAGCAGCAGAAGTACGTCGAGAACGAAAAAAACACGCTGGGCTTCGCAGGACGCTTCGGCGCGGGCACGCCCCGTGTCAATGACGGTGCGTTGCTGTTCCTCCAGCACATGCTGGCCAAGATGCGTGCGCCGCAGGACGGCGGCAGCCGTATCGCGATTGTCTTCAACGGCTCGCCGCTGTTCACTGGCGACGCGGGGGGCGGCGAGAGCGAGATCCGTCGCTGGATCATCGAGAACGATTGGCTGGAAGCCATCGTCGCGCTGCCCGAACAGCTCTTCTACAACACCGGCATCTCGACCTATCTGTGGGTGCTCACCAATCGAAAAGAGAAGCACCGCAAGGGCAAGGTCCAGCTCATCGACGCCCGCCAGTTCTGGGTGCAGATGGAAAAGAGCCTCGGCAACAAGCGTCGTCGCATCGGTGATCCCGCCGACAAAGAGAAAGATCCCGACCATATCGGCGAACTGACCAAGATCTTCGGTCGATTCCAGGGCGGCGAAACGCGCACGTTCAGCGAGGAAGACCCGATCTCTCACCAGCCCGTACCGCGCCAGCGCGTCGTCAGCATGGTGTTCGACAACGAAGACTTCGGCTATCACAAGATCACCGTCGAGCGCCCGTTGCGATTGAACTTCCAGGCGAGCGCCGAGCGCATCGCTCGGCTCGAAGACGAAAGTGGCTTCAAGAACCTTGCGAGCAGCGCCAAGAAAGACCCTGCTGTACGCCTGCAGGAGATCGACGCCGGCAAGCAGCGACAGGAAATCGTCCGCGCGCTGCTGCGCGAATTCGCGCAAGCCACTGAGGAAAAGTTGTTCAAGGACCGAAAAGCGTTCCTCGCCGCACTCAAGCGTATCGACGAGCAGAAGGGTGTGCGCCTCAGTGCGCCCGAGCTGAAAGCCGTACTTGCCGCGCTGGGAGAGCGCGACGAGACCGCCGAGATCTGCCGCGATCGCGAAGGTCGCCCCGAGCCCGACACCGACCTGCGCGACACCGAGACTGTGCCGCTCAAGGAAAGCATCGACGCGTATTTCAATCGTGAGGTGCTGCCGCACGTTCCCGACGCATGGATCGACACCAGCAAGACCAAGGTCGGCTACGAAATCCCGCTCAACCGCCACTTCTACCGCTACGAGCCGCCGCGACCGCTGGAAGTCATCGAGGCCGACATCAAGCGGCTCGAAGGCGAGATCCTTGATCTGCTCAAGGAAGTCACGGCGTGA